In Leptolyngbya sp. FACHB-261, one DNA window encodes the following:
- a CDS encoding aromatic ring-hydroxylating dioxygenase subunit alpha, giving the protein MLVTKQLVLQRFWYPVVPIAQLLNGPQSFELLGQKIVLWLDASGKPAAVRDRCCHRSAQLSKGKVVNGNIVCPYHGWKFDSNGACVHVPQAENSPISTSYKVSAYHCAERYGYAWVCLADPLKDIPEIPEVADPQYRLIHEFYEPWHCAGLRVMENEFDTAHPTFVHTETFGSEEHPVPDSMEFSETEWELHFRSVLGVVNPSLQKQNLKMAQDKTVRTMHMTWFMPFTAKLRIAYPNGLVHIIVNTTTPINDSTSQIVQFCVRNDTEQDTKGEDIIAFDRKVTLEDKAILETTDFDVPLDINQEQHMLTDKPGIIMRRKLAALLKKHGEVEQIRR; this is encoded by the coding sequence ATGCTAGTCACAAAACAGCTTGTATTACAACGATTTTGGTATCCCGTTGTTCCCATTGCCCAGTTATTAAACGGCCCTCAATCCTTTGAATTATTAGGCCAAAAAATTGTTTTGTGGTTGGATGCCTCTGGTAAGCCTGCGGCAGTAAGAGACCGCTGTTGCCACCGTTCTGCCCAGTTGTCAAAAGGCAAGGTGGTCAACGGCAATATTGTCTGTCCCTATCATGGCTGGAAGTTCGATTCAAACGGCGCTTGTGTTCACGTTCCTCAGGCTGAAAATAGCCCAATCTCTACCAGTTACAAAGTTAGTGCCTATCACTGTGCTGAACGTTATGGCTACGCCTGGGTCTGTTTAGCGGATCCATTAAAAGACATCCCAGAAATTCCGGAAGTGGCAGACCCTCAATATCGTTTGATTCACGAATTCTATGAGCCTTGGCACTGTGCAGGCTTGCGAGTCATGGAAAACGAATTTGACACGGCTCACCCCACATTCGTCCATACTGAAACCTTTGGTAGTGAAGAGCACCCTGTCCCTGATTCCATGGAATTCAGTGAAACGGAATGGGAACTGCATTTTCGCTCTGTTCTCGGCGTAGTGAATCCCTCACTGCAAAAGCAGAACTTGAAAATGGCACAGGACAAGACCGTGCGCACAATGCATATGACCTGGTTTATGCCCTTCACCGCCAAACTGCGAATCGCCTATCCTAACGGTTTAGTTCATATCATCGTTAATACAACAACTCCTATCAATGACTCGACTTCACAAATCGTCCAATTCTGCGTCCGCAATGATACAGAACAAGACACAAAAGGCGAGGATATTATCGCTTTCGATCGTAAGGTCACTCTGGAGGACAAGGCAATTCTAGAGACCACTGATTTTGATGTCCCCCTGGACATTAATCAGGAACAGCATATGCTGACTGATAAACCAGGCATTATCATGCGGCGCAAGCTTGCAGCTCTGCTGAAAAAGCATGGCGAAGTTGAGCAAATTAGGCGCTAA
- a CDS encoding YdhR family protein: MEVGGIYLLEDEASAQAYLAGPIFSQLKATPDLQNLTIKVSDIAENFSQITRAPL; encoded by the coding sequence TTGGAAGTAGGTGGCATCTATTTATTGGAAGATGAGGCCAGTGCTCAAGCTTACTTGGCGGGTCCAATTTTTAGCCAACTGAAAGCTACGCCTGATCTCCAAAATTTGACGATCAAAGTCTCTGATATTGCAGAGAACTTCAGCCAAATTACTAGGGCTCCTCTTTAA
- a CDS encoding ArgE/DapE family deacylase: protein MTQPIVIPLPQHPASGLRPASQSAVERALATLDLTGLVACLQQLIAIPSTTGSNAESVAQHWLAERFAESGFEPDLWPIDLATTKAAPDFPGSEAPRSQAWGLVGSWGHSAGPTLVLNGHIDVVPPGDLRQWTDEQPYGGRVADGAVYGRGACDMKGGLVCNLFALKAIQAAGLQLQGRVLLQSVVSEEDGGLGTFATLRRGYRGDAAIITEPTRLNIIPACGGALTFRLRLSGCSTHASVRREGVSAIEKFWLVWQALEALEVRRNGPGHPLMKGLDLPYPLNVGTLQAGNWPSSVPDQLVAEGRLGVALGEDPQTARQELEATLAAVCAQDAWLREHPVQVEWFGGQFASGQISAEHSLVQLVSQCHQDLHDNQPQIHGAPYGSDLRLMVGLGNIPTLHYGPGNVKHAHAPDEPRVH, encoded by the coding sequence ATGACACAACCTATCGTTATTCCGTTGCCTCAGCATCCTGCTTCAGGTCTGCGTCCCGCTAGTCAATCTGCTGTAGAGCGGGCTTTAGCGACGCTCGACCTGACTGGGCTGGTTGCCTGCCTGCAACAACTGATCGCCATCCCCAGCACCACGGGCTCGAACGCCGAGAGTGTGGCGCAGCACTGGTTGGCTGAACGTTTCGCGGAAAGTGGCTTCGAGCCTGATCTCTGGCCCATTGATCTCGCAACGACGAAAGCAGCTCCTGACTTTCCAGGAAGCGAAGCACCGCGCAGCCAAGCTTGGGGGCTGGTAGGCAGTTGGGGGCATTCAGCCGGTCCCACTTTAGTGCTCAATGGGCATATTGATGTCGTGCCACCTGGGGACTTGAGGCAATGGACTGACGAGCAGCCTTACGGTGGGCGTGTTGCTGATGGAGCCGTTTATGGGCGCGGTGCCTGCGATATGAAAGGCGGGCTCGTGTGCAACCTATTTGCGCTCAAGGCCATCCAGGCTGCGGGTCTACAGCTTCAGGGGCGAGTGTTGCTGCAGAGCGTCGTTAGCGAAGAAGACGGGGGCTTAGGCACCTTTGCCACCCTGCGCCGAGGTTATCGGGGTGATGCTGCCATCATTACCGAACCGACCAGGCTGAATATCATTCCTGCTTGCGGCGGCGCTTTGACCTTCCGGCTGCGCTTGAGCGGTTGCTCAACCCACGCCAGTGTGCGTCGTGAAGGGGTTAGTGCCATTGAGAAGTTCTGGTTGGTTTGGCAAGCGCTGGAAGCGCTGGAAGTCCGCCGTAATGGGCCAGGCCACCCTCTGATGAAGGGGCTAGATTTGCCCTACCCTCTGAATGTTGGCACCCTGCAAGCGGGGAACTGGCCCAGCAGCGTACCCGACCAACTGGTTGCGGAAGGGCGGTTGGGCGTGGCCTTGGGAGAAGATCCTCAGACGGCACGCCAGGAACTGGAAGCGACACTAGCCGCTGTTTGTGCGCAAGATGCTTGGCTACGGGAACACCCAGTGCAGGTGGAGTGGTTCGGGGGTCAGTTTGCCAGTGGGCAAATTTCAGCGGAGCACTCACTGGTTCAGTTAGTTAGCCAGTGCCACCAAGACCTCCACGATAATCAACCCCAGATCCATGGTGCTCCCTACGGTAGCGATCTGCGTCTGATGGTTGGGCTGGGCAACATTCCAACCCTGCACTACGGCCCTGGGAACGTCAAGCATGCCCATGCCCCTGATGAACCACGTGTCCATTGA
- a CDS encoding response regulator: protein MSPPRFLLIDDNPADRILAIRQLRREFADVKIVQVTDAYNFELALTAEDFDLVITDYQLGWSDGLKILQAIKARYPACPVVMFTNTGTEEIAVEGMKSGLDDYVIKSPQQFVRLPLAARSALERAAARRLNARLQAERDQLLERERLEQRNATFLAEASKALASSLDPTATLTQIARLGASYLADACVVYLIRNEDQLMPVELAHAQAQPEAELRELLQRYPHPNWQGPVTQVLHTGQSQLVTEVTVEYLAAIAQDAEHLRLLQALSLQSLLAVPLVARTDTLGVLSLISSQPQRRFGTADQVLSEEFGRRAAIAIDNARLYQQAETANQLKDEFLATLSHELRTPLNSMLGWAQLIRVRRLDDATYSRAVEAIERNTKSLNRLIDDLLDVSRIITGNLRLEVNPVELIPVISEALAVVQPASQAKAIRIETALDASVGPVLGDATRLQQVAWNLLANAIKFTPEGGQVRVTLTRISSQAALVISDTGQGINPEFLPHVFERFRQADGSTTRTHGGLGLGLAIVRQLIELQGGTVQAQSDGVGRGATFIVKLPLLAVRAKPGERPTAQGQLPSLSGLRILVVDDEADARALISTVLEACGAEVATATSVAEALTVLLSFQPDALVSDIGMPGENGYELMRRLREQGQQLPAIALTAYAKPEDQERALAAGFQRHLAKPTEPVTLVATLSSLLNR, encoded by the coding sequence TTGTCTCCACCACGCTTCCTCCTAATCGATGACAACCCGGCTGATCGCATCCTCGCCATTCGTCAGCTCCGTCGTGAGTTTGCCGATGTCAAAATTGTGCAGGTCACAGATGCCTACAATTTTGAACTAGCCCTAACTGCTGAGGATTTTGACCTCGTCATTACTGACTATCAGTTGGGCTGGAGTGACGGGCTCAAGATTCTACAAGCCATCAAAGCCCGCTATCCTGCCTGTCCAGTCGTGATGTTCACCAATACCGGCACCGAAGAGATCGCGGTTGAAGGTATGAAGTCCGGCCTAGATGACTATGTAATCAAGTCTCCGCAACAATTTGTGCGCCTGCCCCTGGCTGCCCGCTCGGCCCTGGAGAGAGCTGCCGCACGCCGCTTAAATGCGCGCCTGCAAGCAGAGCGGGACCAGCTTCTAGAGCGCGAACGCCTGGAACAGCGCAACGCCACCTTCCTGGCAGAAGCCAGCAAAGCGCTGGCCAGCTCGCTGGACCCAACCGCTACCCTGACTCAAATTGCCCGTCTAGGAGCGTCCTACCTAGCGGACGCCTGTGTGGTTTACCTCATTCGAAACGAAGATCAGCTGATGCCAGTGGAGTTGGCCCATGCCCAGGCTCAGCCAGAGGCTGAGCTCCGGGAGTTGTTGCAGCGCTACCCCCACCCAAACTGGCAGGGTCCTGTCACCCAGGTCCTACATACCGGTCAGTCTCAGCTTGTGACCGAGGTGACGGTTGAGTATTTAGCGGCTATTGCCCAAGATGCTGAGCATTTGAGGCTGCTGCAAGCCCTGTCACTCCAATCGTTATTAGCTGTGCCCCTAGTTGCGCGAACCGATACGTTGGGGGTGCTGTCTCTAATCTCCTCACAGCCACAGCGCCGCTTCGGCACAGCGGACCAGGTGCTATCGGAGGAGTTTGGTCGTCGAGCTGCTATTGCTATCGATAATGCGCGACTTTACCAGCAGGCTGAAACAGCGAACCAGCTCAAAGACGAGTTTCTGGCCACGCTCTCCCATGAACTACGCACCCCGCTCAATTCGATGCTGGGTTGGGCGCAGCTCATCCGTGTGCGGCGTTTAGACGATGCAACTTACTCTCGGGCGGTTGAAGCGATTGAGCGCAATACCAAATCCTTGAACCGGTTGATCGATGACTTACTTGATGTGTCGCGGATTATTACTGGCAATCTGCGGTTAGAGGTCAACCCGGTCGAACTGATTCCAGTAATTTCGGAAGCTTTGGCAGTTGTTCAGCCAGCGTCCCAGGCCAAGGCGATCCGAATAGAAACCGCCCTAGATGCCTCAGTCGGTCCCGTACTAGGTGATGCCACTCGTCTGCAACAAGTGGCTTGGAATCTGCTTGCCAATGCGATCAAATTCACGCCTGAAGGCGGGCAAGTCCGCGTGACCTTAACCCGTATTAGTTCTCAAGCAGCTCTGGTCATCAGTGATACAGGGCAAGGCATTAACCCTGAGTTTCTGCCCCACGTCTTTGAGCGTTTTCGTCAGGCAGATGGCAGCACCACGCGAACCCACGGCGGGCTTGGGCTTGGGCTGGCAATTGTGCGCCAACTGATCGAACTGCAAGGGGGGACAGTGCAAGCTCAAAGCGACGGGGTAGGCCGTGGAGCGACCTTTATCGTCAAGCTGCCTCTGCTGGCAGTTCGAGCGAAACCTGGCGAACGCCCAACTGCTCAGGGGCAGCTTCCCAGCTTGAGTGGACTCCGGATTTTGGTGGTTGATGATGAAGCTGACGCTCGCGCTCTGATCTCGACAGTGCTGGAAGCCTGTGGTGCTGAGGTGGCAACCGCAACCTCAGTGGCGGAAGCCCTCACTGTGCTCCTGAGTTTTCAGCCCGATGCCCTAGTGAGTGATATCGGCATGCCGGGCGAGAACGGTTACGAACTGATGCGCCGTCTCCGGGAGCAAGGACAACAACTGCCTGCGATTGCTCTAACTGCCTATGCAAAACCAGAAGATCAGGAACGGGCCTTAGCTGCAGGTTTCCAACGACACCTAGCCAAGCCGACTGAACCTGTTACTTTAGTGGCGACGCTAAGCAGTTTGCTCAATAGATAG
- a CDS encoding response regulator — protein sequence MKKPLLILVVDDDDDNQVLAVQILKLLDYACISASDGYMALELSHRYHPDLILLDIAMPDLSGLEVVHRLKTNLVTASIPVIALTAMAMVGDRELALAAGFDEYLAKPYSVEQLETTIQQTLASFSSPVVERC from the coding sequence ATGAAAAAACCACTTCTAATTCTTGTTGTGGATGACGACGATGACAATCAAGTCCTGGCGGTTCAAATTCTGAAGCTGCTAGACTACGCCTGCATCAGCGCCTCCGACGGCTATATGGCTTTAGAGTTAAGCCATCGTTATCATCCGGACTTAATTCTGCTTGATATCGCTATGCCCGATTTGAGTGGGTTAGAGGTTGTTCATCGTCTCAAAACCAATTTGGTTACAGCCAGCATTCCAGTCATTGCACTCACGGCAATGGCAATGGTAGGAGATCGAGAACTAGCACTAGCGGCTGGGTTCGATGAATATCTTGCCAAGCCTTACAGTGTGGAACAACTAGAGACAACTATTCAGCAAACGCTCGCTAGTTTTTCCTCTCCAGTCGTTGAGCGATGCTAA